Proteins from one Microbacterium proteolyticum genomic window:
- a CDS encoding C-glycoside deglycosidase beta subunit domain-containing protein: MPNGLIHADSLRTHPDGLALRLTIPWYRSLWLSSVTSLDLTVDGERVDADDLRFELGERRYRLDELPEQSETLWFLQQHPLLVVRRAEPVALGETHDVVLHGELRLPYMQIAPGQDGGPGMYVPNVVHDVESLTVVDTDAVPPALVHETVPAPPATDDDPFRLGLTLYSASAEFRAGWYDFDGLLDRVADLGIGPGIEIVASQMVPTYPVVGDDFVRTWRAAFDRHGFVESSFGANLDMGRRRDRDMTPDEEFEFSTLMFEGAKKLGFPLVRIQSAKPELLRRLLPIAEDLELKLAYEIHAPMGPNAEPILRVRETYAELDSPLLGFVADFSSTMHAMSPTLLRAVRRAGLDDEAVARLQEIWATDATMQARQQEFLAYLRGRDFDPGRLGSFAHLAFNMHGHVDPREWADIMPQILHVHAKFYDIDDDGQEPAIDYPELVRVFVEGGYRGFWSSEWEGHAFAELGEVDPLLLVRRQHDLIRSAMRAVPVG, encoded by the coding sequence ATGCCCAACGGACTGATCCACGCCGACAGCCTCCGCACCCACCCCGACGGGCTCGCGCTCCGGCTGACGATCCCCTGGTACCGGAGCCTCTGGCTCTCGTCGGTCACCTCGCTCGACCTCACCGTCGACGGGGAACGAGTAGATGCCGACGACCTCCGGTTCGAGCTGGGCGAGCGCCGCTACCGCCTCGACGAGCTGCCCGAGCAGAGCGAGACGTTGTGGTTCCTGCAGCAGCACCCGCTGCTCGTGGTCCGACGGGCCGAACCCGTCGCGCTCGGAGAGACCCACGACGTCGTGCTGCACGGCGAGCTGCGCCTGCCCTACATGCAGATCGCGCCCGGCCAGGACGGCGGCCCCGGCATGTACGTGCCGAACGTGGTCCACGACGTGGAGTCCCTGACGGTCGTCGACACGGATGCCGTGCCCCCGGCGCTCGTGCACGAGACGGTTCCCGCGCCGCCCGCGACCGACGACGACCCGTTCCGGCTCGGCCTGACGCTCTACTCCGCGAGCGCGGAGTTCCGCGCCGGCTGGTACGACTTCGACGGTCTGCTCGACCGGGTCGCGGATCTCGGGATCGGCCCGGGCATCGAGATCGTGGCATCCCAGATGGTCCCGACCTACCCGGTGGTCGGCGACGACTTCGTGCGCACGTGGCGCGCGGCGTTCGACCGGCACGGGTTCGTCGAGAGCTCGTTCGGCGCCAACCTCGACATGGGGCGCCGGCGCGATCGCGACATGACCCCCGACGAGGAGTTCGAGTTCTCGACCCTCATGTTCGAGGGCGCCAAGAAGCTCGGGTTCCCGCTCGTGCGCATCCAGTCGGCCAAGCCCGAGCTGCTGCGCCGGCTGCTGCCGATCGCGGAGGACCTCGAGCTGAAGCTCGCGTACGAGATCCACGCACCCATGGGCCCGAACGCCGAGCCGATCCTGCGGGTGCGCGAGACCTACGCCGAGCTGGACTCGCCGCTGCTCGGCTTCGTCGCCGACTTCTCGTCCACCATGCACGCGATGTCGCCGACGCTGCTGCGGGCCGTCCGTCGTGCGGGGCTCGACGACGAAGCGGTCGCGCGTCTTCAGGAGATCTGGGCGACGGATGCCACGATGCAGGCGCGTCAGCAGGAGTTCCTCGCGTACCTGCGCGGGCGTGACTTCGACCCCGGCCGCCTGGGCTCGTTCGCCCACCTCGCGTTCAACATGCACGGGCACGTCGACCCCCGCGAGTGGGCCGACATCATGCCGCAGATCCTCCACGTGCACGCGAAGTTCTACGACATCGACGACGACGGCCAGGAGCCGGCGATCGACTATCCCGAGCTCGTGCGCGTGTTCGTCGAGGGCGGCTACCGCGGATTCTGGTCGAGCGAGTGGGAGGGGCACGCCTTCGCCGAACTCGGCGAGGTCGACCCGCTGCTGCTCGTGCGGCGCCAGCACGACCTCATCCGGTCGGCGATGCGGGCGGTGCCGGTCGGGTGA
- a CDS encoding TetR/AcrR family transcriptional regulator has product MSGVSEPKQQRSRDSFAKVRAAVLELLHERGTGQFSLAEVSARAGVSIGSIYGRVPGKAELLRAVQAQEFDRLDAETEQRVGAAGVGAASFATATAEIVTVYAGILRENRDLLSPFFLLGVEDAEILARGRRSGDAGQAVFLRALFAAAAEHGVDLPTESVVWAFEIFYSLCVRYLGLGVTATASPHDAYAWPDLLERLSRTVYLTIAGD; this is encoded by the coding sequence GTGAGCGGGGTATCGGAGCCCAAGCAGCAGCGCAGCCGCGACTCGTTCGCGAAAGTGCGCGCCGCGGTTCTCGAGCTCCTGCACGAGCGCGGGACCGGTCAGTTCTCGCTCGCGGAGGTGAGCGCGCGAGCCGGCGTGTCGATCGGGTCGATCTACGGACGGGTCCCGGGCAAGGCGGAGCTGCTGCGGGCCGTCCAGGCACAGGAGTTCGATCGCCTCGACGCCGAGACCGAGCAGCGCGTGGGCGCGGCGGGGGTCGGGGCCGCGAGCTTCGCGACCGCGACGGCCGAGATCGTCACGGTCTACGCCGGGATCCTGCGCGAGAACCGCGACCTGTTGTCGCCCTTCTTCCTCCTGGGGGTGGAGGATGCCGAGATCCTCGCGCGCGGGCGACGCTCCGGTGACGCGGGGCAGGCGGTCTTCCTCCGCGCGCTCTTCGCCGCCGCCGCCGAGCACGGCGTCGACCTCCCGACGGAGAGCGTCGTCTGGGCGTTCGAGATCTTCTACAGCCTGTGCGTGCGGTACCTCGGCCTCGGCGTGACGGCGACCGCGAGCCCCCACGACGCCTACGCCTGGCCCGACCTCCTCGAGCGCCTCTCGCGCACGGTGTACCTGACGATCGCGGGGGACTGA